From one Humulus lupulus chromosome 8, drHumLupu1.1, whole genome shotgun sequence genomic stretch:
- the LOC133795255 gene encoding uncharacterized protein LOC133795255: protein MNEESGFDEDGSKRRALADALATYNETAKRKTELIERSMATSASHYLLDESVEALNQIDGISGELYAKAIEKFENEDKMSLNVARFNKDNLLDDSDDEFGEILLYFACEEYNQLYLSKQPCRNSALSGHEYVMEVLHGHWSRCYDLFRMNKDVFKLFCGILKEIFLLKNSRCLFVEEQVAMFLFVIGHNERHRVVAERFQHSISTTSHYFKKVLKGICRLSKELITPPSFDATPLQIRFDPRYYPFFKNCVGAIDETHISAHAPIDEQIPYRECATNPDYGFPMPPQGKYYLVDSGYINMPGFLSPYRGEMYHFGRYTDLNPIGKKELFNYRHSSLRNVIERCFDVLKARFPILKQMPSYDLRIQKYIVIACCGIHNFIRTNKEADVYFDGGEWNSEVQATTLQSTDGTLTDNVEFNISRTHIREMAHVRDEIADHIWRASR from the exons ATGAATGAAGAAAGTGGTTTTGATGAGGATGGTAGCAAAAGAAGAG CTTTGGCAGATGCACTGGCAACATATAATGAAACTGCAAAGCGAAAGACAGAATTGATAGAGAGATCAATGGCAACATCTGCATCACATTACTTATTGGATGAGAGTGTTGAAGCTCTTAATCAAATTGATGGAATTAGTGGAGAACTATACGCAAAAGCTATTGAGAAGTTTGAGAACGAG GATAAAATGTCTTTAAACGTTGCTCGGTTCAATAAGGATAATTTACTGGACGATTCAGATGATGAGTTTGGAGAGATTTTGCTATATTTTGCTTGCGAGGAATATAATCAATTATATCTATCTAAGCAACCTTGTAGAAATTCAGCTCTTTCAGGCCATGAATACGTTATGGAAGTGTTGCACGGGCATTGGAGTAGGTGTTATGATTTGTTCAGAATGAACAAAGATGTCTTCAAACTATTTTGTGGTAttctaaaagaaatttttttattgaagAACTCACGATGTTTGTTTGTTGAAGAACAAGTGGCTATGTTCTTATTTGTGATTGGCCATAATGAACGACATCGTGTGGTTGCTGAACGATTTCAGCACTCCATCTCAACCACATCTCATTATTTTAAGAAGGTTTTGAAGGGAATATGTCGTCTATCCAAAGAACTAATTACTCCACCTTCATTTGATGCAACTCCTCTACAAATTCGATTCGATCCAAGATACTATCCATTTTTTAAG aatTGTGTTGGAGCTATAGATGAGACTCATATTTCTGCGCATGCTCCAATTGATGAACAAATACCATATCGAG AATGTGCCACAAACCCAGATTATGGATTTCCAATGCCGCCACAAG GAAAATATTATCTTGTTGATTCTGGCTATATAAACATGCCTGGTTTTCTTTCGCCATACCGAGGGGAAATGTATCATTTTGGCCGGTACACAGATCTTAATCCCATAGGAAAAAAAGAGCTTTTCAATTATCGACACTCTTCCTTGAGAAATGTCATTGAGCGGTGTTTCGACGTGTTGAAGGCCCGTTTTCCAATCCTAAAGCAAATGCCTTCATATGATCTAAGAATACAAAAGTACATTGTCATTGCTTGCTGTGGGATTCATAATTTTATAAGGACAAATAAAGAAGCAGATGTATATTTTGATGGAGGTGAATGGAATTCTGAAGTACAGGCTACTACTTTACAAAGCACAGATGGAACTTTGACTGATAATGTAGAGTTCAATATTTCTAGAACTCATATACGTGAAATGGCTCATGTTCGTGATGAAATTGCTGACCATATATGGAGAGCTAGTCGATGA